A window of the Brassica oleracea var. oleracea cultivar TO1000 chromosome C1, BOL, whole genome shotgun sequence genome harbors these coding sequences:
- the LOC106295066 gene encoding mitogen-activated protein kinase 8-like, with amino-acid sequence MGCSTLVIGRNHEKEKMKQEIERKEEEIKNLGEKVREDEKEKERNSFCRSHWKVGNSKARRYLRNMKKKKPIPFSHKFPRAEPLSLHLPEMLSSKPNDLLTAERFLMVWSERLPTVLRRGS; translated from the exons ATGGGTTGCAGCACATTGGTGATAGGGAGGAATCACGAGAAGGAGAAGATGAAGCAAGAGATAGAGAGAAAAGAAGAGGAAATAAAGAATCTTGGAGAGAAAGTTAGAGAAGATGAAAAGGAGAAGGAGAGGAACTCCTTCTGCAGAAGCCATTGGAAG GTTGGGAATAGTAAAGCTCGAAGGTACTTGAGGAACATGAAGAAGAAGAAGCCTATTCCTTTCTCACATAAGTTTCCACGTGCTGAACCTCTTTCTCTTCACCTACCAGAAATGTTGTCTTCTAAACCCAATGACCTCCTTACAGCGGAAAG GTTTTTAATGGTTTGGAGTGAAAGATTACCTACAGTTCTTCGAAG GGGATCATAG
- the LOC106293370 gene encoding auxin-induced protein 6B, which yields MRKNNKIGSVVRIRQMVKQWQKKAHIGSNKEPVSDVPPGHVAISVGENRRRYVVRAKHLNHPIFRRLLAEAEEEYGFSNVGPLAIPCDESLFEEIIKVVSRSDSYATLEDIRRCRHVGMAKKLEYLCESRPLLPGIAEKPVC from the coding sequence ATGAGGAAGAACAATAAGATCGGAAGCGTCGTACGGATCCGTCAGATGGTGAAACAATGGCAGAAGAAAGCTCACATCGGATCCAACAAGGAGCCTGTTTCCGACGTTCCTCCAGGCCACGTGGCCATTTCCGTCGGCGAGAATCGGCGGAGATACGTCGTCCGCGCGAAGCATCTGAACCACCCGATCTTCCGACGGCTCCTGGCGGAGGCGGAGGAGGAGTACGGGTTCTCCAATGTCGGTCCGTTAGCGATCCCCTGCGACGAGTCGTTGTTCGAGGAGATCATTAAGGTCGTGAGCCGGTCGGACTCGTACGCGACGTTGGAGGATATCAGGAGATGCAGACACGTGGGGATGGCGAAGAAGCTGGAGTATCTATGCGAATCTCGGCCGTTGCTTCCTGGGATTGCTGAAAAACCTGTATGCTAA
- the LOC106304881 gene encoding probable ribosome-binding factor A, chloroplastic — MANVFHAHQSHLFFPLNPSISTVRSKTQTFHFPQSTAPANLRTDLSVRQRSVKCMANPRRVKMVAKQIMRELSDMLLTDNVLQHAVLPEAALGADRYLSSLTTISDVEVSNDLQIVKVYVSVFGDDRGKDVAIAGLKSKAKYVRSELGKRMKLRLTPEVRFIEDESMERGSRVIAILDKIKAEKGSEGEPETSDSPEDDQDWGVDDPDEDIIYVK; from the exons ATGGCTAACGTGTTCCACGCCCACCAGTCCCACTTATTCTTCCCTCTCAATCCTTCAATCTCCACCGTCCGTTCCAAGACGCAGACGTTCCACTTCCCGCAATCAACGGCTCCGGCTAACCTCCGTACGGACCTCTCCGTGCGCCAGAGGAGCGTGAAGTGTATGGCGAACCCGAGAAGAGTGAAGATGGTGGCTAAGCAGATAATGAGGGAGCTCTCCGACATGCTTCTCACAGACAATGTATTGCAACACGCCGTGTTGCCCGAAGCTGCACTTGGAGCCGACCGCTACCTCTCTTCTCTCACCACCATCAGTGATGTTGAGGTCTCCAATGATTTGCAG ATTGTGAAAGTATATGTATCGGTGTTTGGGGATGATAGAGGGAAAGACGTTGCGATTGCGGGGTTGAAATCGAAAGCTAAATACGTTAGGAGTGAGCTTGGGAAGCGAATGAAGTTGAGATTGACGCCTGAGGTCAGGTTTATTGAGGATGAGTCCATGGAAAGAGGAAGCAGG GTAATCGCGATACTAGACAAAATAAAAGCTGAAAAGGGAAGCGAAGGGGAGCCAGAAACGTCTGATTCGCCAGAGGATGATCAAGATTGGGGAGTGGATGACCCCGACGAAGACATCATCTATGTAAAGTAA
- the LOC106304889 gene encoding V-type proton ATPase subunit c1, protein MSTFSGDETAPFFGFLGAAAALVFSCMGAAYGTAKSGVGVASMGVMRPELVMKSIVPVVMAGVLGIYGLIIAVIISTGINPKAKSYYLFDGYAHLSSGLACGLAGLSAGMAIGIVGDAGVRANAQQPKLFVGMILILIFAEALALYGLIVGIILSSRAGQSRAE, encoded by the exons ATGTCTACCTTCAGCGGCGATGAAACAGCTCCTTTCTTCGGCTTCCTCGGCGCCGCCGCCGCACTCGTCTTCTCCT GTATGGGAGCTGCTTATGGAACGGCGAAGAGTGGTGTTGGTGTGGCTTCCATGGGAGTCATGAGGCCAGAGCTGGTGATGAAGTCCATTGTACCCGTTGTTATGGCTGGTGTGTTGGGTATTTACGGTTTGATTATTGCTGTTATCATCAGTACTGGTATTAACCCCAAGGCTAAGTCTTACTACCTCTTCGATGGTTACGCTCACCTCTCCTCCGGTCTTGCTTGTGGTCTTGCTGGTCTCTCCGCTGGTATGGCCATTGGGATCGTCGGTGATGCCGGTGTCAG GGCAAATGCTCAGCAGCCTAAGCTCTTTGTTGGGATGATTCTTATCCTTATTTTCGCAGAAGCCCTTGCTCTTTACGGGCTTATTGTTGGAATCATCCTCTCCTCTAGAGCTGGCCAGTCTAGAGCAGAATGA
- the LOC106304870 gene encoding amidophosphoribosyltransferase 2, chloroplastic, whose amino-acid sequence MAATSCFSSSISLNAKPNKPSKPLPFLRSPFLKPSSSPLPASLSSSHGVVSSSRIKNHPLAFLSDNNDDYDEKPREECGVVGIYGDSEASRLCYLALHALQHRGQEGAGIVTVSKDKVLQTITGVGLVSEVFNESKLDQLPGDIAIGHVRYSTAGSSMLKNVQPFVAGYRFGSVGVAHNGNLVNYTKLRAELEENGSIFNTSSDTEVVLHLIAISKARPFFMRIVDACEKLQGAYSMVFVTEDKLVAVRDPHGFRPLVMGRRSNGAVVFASETCALDLIEATYEREVYPGEVLVVDKDGVKSQCLMPHPEPKQCIFEHIYFSLPNSIVFGRSVYESRHVFGEILATESPVDCDVVIAVPDSGVVAALGYAAKSGVAFQQGLIRSHYVGRTFIEPSQKIRDFGVKLKLSPVRGVLEGKRVVVVDDSIVRGTTSSKIVRLLREAGAKEVHMRIASPPIVASCYYGVDTPSSEELISNRMSVDEVRDYIGSDSLAFLSFETLKKHLGEDSKTFCYACFTGNYPVKPTEDKVKRGGGDFIDDGLVGGINNIEGGWVR is encoded by the coding sequence ATGGCGGCCACTTCTTGCTTCTCCTCTTCCATCTCTCTCAATGCTAAACCCAACAAGCCCTCCAAGCCTCTCCCTTTCCTCCGCAGCCCCTTCCTTAAACCCTCTTCCTCTCCTCTTCCCGCTTCCCTCTCTTCTTCTCATGGAGTTGTTTCTTCCTCGAGAATCAAAAACCATCCACTTGCCTTTCTTTCAGACAACAACGACGATTACGACGAGAAGCCTCGTGAGGAGTGCGGCGTTGTCGGAATCTACGGAGACTCGGAAGCCTCGCGCCTCTGCTACCTAGCCCTCCACGCGCTTCAGCACCGAGGCCAAGAAGGCGCGGGAATCGTAACCGTCAGCAAAGACAAGGTCCTCCAGACAATAACAGGCGTCGGTCTTGTCTCCGAGGTTTTCAACGAGTCCAAACTCGACCAGCTACCAGGCGACATCGCAATCGGCCACGTCCGTTACTCCACCGCCGGCTCCTCGATGCTCAAAAACGTCCAGCCTTTCGTCGCCGGGTACCGATTCGGCTCCGTGGGGGTCGCGCACAACGGGAACTTAGTTAACTACACGAAGCTCCGAGCCGAGTTAGAAGAGAACGGTTCGATTTTCAATACCAGCTCTGACACCGAGGTTGTCCTTCATTTGATTGCTATCTCCAAAGCTAGACCGTTCTTCATGAGGATCGTTGACGCGTGTGAGAAGCTCCAAGGCGCGTACTCGATGGTGTTTGTTACCGAGGATAAGCTTGTGGCGGTTCGTGACCCGCACGGGTTTAGACCGTTAGTGATGGGTAGGAGGAGTAACGGAGCTGTTGTGTTCGCTTCGGAGACTTGCGCTCTTGATTTAATCGAGGCTACTTATGAGAGAGAGGTTTACCCTGGTGAGGTTTTGGTTGTTGACAAAGATGGTGTTAAGTCTCAGTGTTTGATGCCTCACCCTGAGCCTAAGCAGTGCATTTTCGAACATATTTACTTCTCGTTGCCGAACTCGATCGTGTTCGGTCGGTCTGTGTATGAGTCTAGGCATGTCTTTGGTGAGATTTTAGCCACTGAGTCGCCTGTTGATTGCGATGTGGTGATCGCTGTGCCTGACTCTGGTGTTGTCGCTGCTCTGGGGTACGCTGCTAAGTCCGGGGTAGCGTTTCAGCAAGGGTTGATTAGGTCTCATTACGTTGGGAGGACGTTTATTGAACCCTCTCAGAAGATCAGAGACTTTGGAGTGAAGCTGAAGCTGTCTCCCGTCCGTGGAGTTTTGGAAGGGAAAAGAGTTGTTGTTGTGGATGATTCCATTGTCAGAGGAACGACGTCGTCCAAGATCGTTCGCTTGTTGAGGGAAGCTGGTGCTAAAGAGGTTCACATGAGGATCGCGAGCCCTCCTATAGTTGCTTCTTGTTACTACGGTGTGGACACGCCTAGCTCGGAGGAGTTGATTTCAAATAGGATGAGTGTCGATGAAGTTAGGGACTACATCGGAAGCGACTCTCTTGCCTTCTTGTCGTTTGAGACGTTGAAGAAACATTTGGGGGAAGATTCGAAAACCTTCTGCTATGCGTGTTTTACCGGGAACTATCCGGTGAAGCCCACAGAGGACAAGGTGAAGCGAGGAGGAGGGGACTTCATCGATGATGGTCTCGTTGGAGGTATTAACAACATCGAAGGAGGTTGGGTTCGATAG